In Spirochaetae bacterium HGW-Spirochaetae-1, the sequence GTTAGACTATTTAGTTGTTTCCCCTGCAGCGGCATGCAGGAAATGCATCCATACAAGAGCTCTCTGTCTCCTCCTTTGATCTTCAGGAATAAATATTTTTCATCTTGACGTACATATATATAGGCATAAACCTGTAAAATTAATTCAGGTGGCGGTATTGCAGGGTAAAGAACAGGGAACAGAGGGAGAAATATCCGTCTATTCTGATATAATAATGGGTTAATAGTGGGATATGGATTCCCGGTATGCAAATATCAAAACGGGAGAAAGGACATGTTGCCAATAGTTGATTATGGAAGTATTGCCATTGTCGTTCCCAAAATCGCCGCTGTGGGCGGCGTTGTAAAAGATGAAAAAAAGTATGGTTTCGAAGTCTTTCTCGAAGGAACCAGGGAGCCCATCATTGTAAGGTTCGACACTGAAAAGGAAGCTGAAGAATCCCGCAATGAACTGGTAGCCATTATAGCCCAGTATCATTATACGGTTGAGATGGGGCCTGACTTTGATATTGAAGAACTGATGGAAAACCTGGATGAAGAAGAATTTCATGAAGAGGATGAGGATAAAAAAGAGCATTGATGTACAGGATGCTATCAGCCGCCTTTGAACGCTGCCGGTACGCACTATCACGGGAACCTGCGAATTAATGCCGTGAAATGATAAGGAAACAGGAAGGACTGTAATGATTCAGAATAATATTGAATTGCTGGAGAGAGGTACGGAAGAAATAATTCCGCGTGATGAATTTCTTAAAAAAATTGAGAAATCGGAAAAAGAAAACAAACCTCTTATCATAAAAGCCGGGTTTGATCCTACAGCACCTGATATTCATCTCGGCCATACGGTATTGCTGCGGAAAATGAAACATTTTCAGGATATGGGCCATACCGTTGTTTTTCTTATCGGTGATTTTACCGGTATGATCGGGGACCCTTCGGGGAAATCGGAAACAAGAAAACGGCTGACAAAGGAAGAGGTTCTGGAAAATGCCGAGACGTATAAAAAGCAGGTCTTCAAGATTCTTGATAAAGAGAAAACCGTTGTGGAATTCAATTCCCGATGGTGCACGCCTATGACTTTCGCCGATGTGCTTGATCTTACTTCCCGTTATAATGTGGCGCGCATGCTGGAGCGTGATGATTTTTCCAACCGGTATCGGAACCAGAAGCCCATATCAATTCTCGAATTCATGTATCCCCTGGTGCAGGGATATGATTCCGTGGCACTCAAGGCAGATGTGGAGTTGGGGGGCACTGATCAGAAGTTCAATCTCCTGGTAGGCCGGGACCTGCAGCGTGAGTATGGGCAGGAACCCCAGGTAATCATGACTCTACCCCTGCTGGTGGGTCTGGACGGCGTTCAGAAAATGAGCAAGTCCCTTAACAATTATATAGGCATCAACGAGACTCCCCGGGATATTTTTGGAAAGGTCATGTCCATATCGGATGAACTGATGTTTCTCTACTATGAACTGGTTACGGACCTTCCCATGGAAGAGGTGAAGAGCCTGAAAAAGGGCATGTCCGATGGTTCCCTGCATCCGCGGAATGTAAAGGTAAAGCTCGCAAAGGAAATCTGCGCACAGTTTTACAGCCGGGACACGGCCGATGAGGCCGAAGCCGAATTTAACAAAATATTCGTCCAGAAGGATGTACCCGATGAAATCGAGGAATATACCGTTCCGGGAAGTGAGTTAAAGGATGGGAAAATCTGGATAATCAAACTACTGGTGCTCGCGGGTATGTCA encodes:
- a CDS encoding tyrosine--tRNA ligase, with the protein product MIQNNIELLERGTEEIIPRDEFLKKIEKSEKENKPLIIKAGFDPTAPDIHLGHTVLLRKMKHFQDMGHTVVFLIGDFTGMIGDPSGKSETRKRLTKEEVLENAETYKKQVFKILDKEKTVVEFNSRWCTPMTFADVLDLTSRYNVARMLERDDFSNRYRNQKPISILEFMYPLVQGYDSVALKADVELGGTDQKFNLLVGRDLQREYGQEPQVIMTLPLLVGLDGVQKMSKSLNNYIGINETPRDIFGKVMSISDELMFLYYELVTDLPMEEVKSLKKGMSDGSLHPRNVKVKLAKEICAQFYSRDTADEAEAEFNKIFVQKDVPDEIEEYTVPGSELKDGKIWIIKLLVLAGMSKTNGEARRLIQGGGVTLDGERIVDQELEVELPVAGEGILKVGKRRFVKILL